The following coding sequences are from one Primulina eburnea isolate SZY01 chromosome 15, ASM2296580v1, whole genome shotgun sequence window:
- the LOC140813794 gene encoding shaggy-related protein kinase kappa-like encodes MASAGLGLGGAGSSRSANGFKVSNSSVDWLGREMNDMRLRDKVDLDNDNDSEPDIIDGVGAEAGHVIRTAIGGRNGQSKQNVSYITEHVVGTGSFGVVFQAKCRETGEIVAIKKVLQDKRYKNRELQIMQMLDHPNIVALKHYFFSTTEKEELYLNLVLEYVPETVNRIARQYSRMNQRMPLIYVKLYTYQICRALAYIHNSVGICHRDIKPQNLLVNPHTHQLKLCDFGSAKVLVKGEPNISYICSRYYRAPELIFGATEYTTAIDIWSTGCVMAELLLGQPLFPGESGVDQLVEIIKVLGTPTREEIKCMNPNYTEFKFPQIKPHPWHKVFQKRLPPEAVDLVCRFFQYSPNLRCTALEACIHPFFDELRDPNTRLPNGRPLPPLFNFKPQELSRVPLETINRLIPEHARRQNLFMAFHS; translated from the exons ATGGCATCTGCTGGCCTGGGGCTTGGAGGAGCTGGCAGTTCAAGATCTGCAAATGGCTTCAAGGTATCGAATAGTTCAGTTGACTGGCTGGGAAGGGAGATGAATGACATGAGATTGAGGGATAAAGTTGACCTAGACAATGATAAT GATAGTGAGCCAGATATCATTGATGGTGTGGGTGCTGAAGCAGGTCACGTCATAAGGACTGCCATTGGTGGTCGAAATGGTCAGTCCAAGCAG AATGTCAGTTACATCACAGAACATGTTGTTGGAACTGGGTCTTTTGGAGTGGTTTTTCAG GCAAAATGCAGGGAGACTGGAGAAATTGTGGCCATTAAAAAGGTACTTCAAGACAAGCGCTACAAGAATAGGGAGTTGCAGATTATGCAAATGTTGGACCATCCTAATATTGTAGCCCTAAAACATTATTTCTTCTCAACAACTGAGAAGGAAGAGCTATATTTGAATCTTGTCCTGGAATATGTTCCTGAAACTGTGAATCGTATTGCGCGGCAATATAGCAGGATGAACCAGAGGATGCCATTAATATATGTCAAACTCTATACCTACCAG ATATGCCGAGCCCTTGCTTATATACATAATTCAGTTGGTATTTGTCACCGTGACATAAAGCCTCAGAATCTTCTT GTGAATCCGCACACGCATCAGCTGAAACTTTGTGATTTTGGCAGTGCCAAAGTTTTG GTGAAAGGAGAACCCAATATATCCTATATCTGTTCAAGATATTACCGTGCTCCTGAACTTATTTTTGGTGCCACAGAATACACCACTGCAATTGATATATGGTCAACTGGTTGTGTAATGGCTGAGTTATTACTTGGACAG CCATTGTTTCCAGGGGAGAGTGGAGTTGATCAACTTGTTGAAATTATTAAG GTATTGGGAACACCAACAAGAGAGGAGATCAAATGCATGAACCCAAACTATACCGAGTTCAAGTTTCCTCAGATTAAACCCCATCCTTGGCACAAG GTCTTCCAGAAGCGTCTACCTCCAGAAGCAGTGGACTTGGTATGCCGGTTTTTCCAGTACTCACCAAATCTCAGATGCACAGCC TTGGAAGCTTGTATTCACCCTTTCTTTGACGAATTAAGGGATCCAAACACCCGACTTCCAAATGGTCGCCCTCTTCCTCCACTCTTTAACTTCAAACCTCAAG AGCTTTCACGTGTACCTCTCGAGACCATCAACCGTCTTATCCCGGAGCATGCAAGGAGGCAGAACTTATTCATGGCCTTCCACTCATAG
- the LOC140813793 gene encoding stromal 70 kDa heat shock-related protein, chloroplastic-like, which yields MASSAAQIHALGATTHFTSASTAGNNPAKTVFFGTKLNNTVSFGLKLRTKARNSSSRRNSQLRVVAEKVVGIDLGTTNSAVAAMEGGKPTIVTNVEGQRTTPSVVAYTKTGDRLVGQIAKRQAVVNPVNTFFSVKRFIGRKMSEVDEESKQVSYHVVRDENGNVKLDCPAIGKQFAAEEISAQVLRKLVDDASKFLNDKVTKAVVTVPAYFNDSQRTATKDAGRIAGLEVLRIINEPTAASLAYGFEKKSNETILVFDLGGGTFDVSVLEVGDGVFEVLSTSGDTHLGGDDFDKRIVDWLAANFKKDEGIDLLKDKQALQRLTETAEKAKMELSSLTQTNISLPFITATADGPKHIETTITRAKFEELCSDLLDRLKTPVQNSLSDAKLSFSDLDEVILVGGSTRIPAVQELVKKLTGKDPNVTVNPDEVVALGAAVQAGVLAGDVSDIVLLDVTPLSLGLETLGGVMTKIIPRNTTLPTSKSEVFSTAADGQTSVEINVLQGEREFVRDNKTVGSFRLDGIPPAPRGIPQIEVKFDIDANGILSVTAIDKGTGKKQDITITGASTLPSDEVERMVKEAEKFSKEDKEKRDAIDTKNQADSVVYQTEKQLKELGDKVPAPVKERVEAKLGELKTVISGGSTQAIKEAMAALNQEVMQLGQSLYNQPGASPGTGPAPGGGSSTSESTNKGPEGDVIDADFTDSQ from the exons ATGGCATCCTCCGCAGCTCAAATTCACGCTCTTGGCGCCACGACTCACTTTACATCTGCTAGTACAGCTGGGAATAATCCTGCTAAAACCGTGTTTTTCGGAACGAAGCTCAATAATACGGTGTCTTTTGGGTTGAAGTTGCGAACCAAGGCCAGGAACAGCAGTTCACGGAGGAACTCTCAGCTACGTGTGGTTGCGGAGAAAGTTGTTGGGATTGATCTGGGGACTACAAATTCTGCTGTTGCTGCGATGGAAGGTGGGAAGCCCACAATTGTGACCAATGTTGAGGGCCAGAGAACGACGCCATCTGTCGTTGCTTACACGAAAACTGGTGATAGGCTGGTGGGCCAAATCGCTAAGCGCCAGGCGGTGGTGAATCCTGTAAATACTTTCTTCTCGGTGAAGAGGTTTATTGGGAGGAAGATGTCAGAAGTTGACGAGGAGTCTAAGCAGGTTTCGTACCATGTGGTGAGAGATGAGAATGGGAATGTTAAGCtcgattgccctgccattgggAAACAGTTTGCAGCCGAGGAAATCTCAGCTCAG GTACTGAGGAAGCTTGTGGATGACGCATCAAAGTTTTTGAATGACAAGGTCACAAAAGCAGTGGTCACAGTTCCTGCATACTTTAATGATTCTCAGAGAACTGCAACCAAGGATGCTGGTCGTATTGCTGGACTGGAGGTTCTCCGAATTATAAATGAGCCAACTGCTGCATCATTGGCCTATGGTTTTGAGAAGAAAAGCAACGAAACCATTCTGGTTTTTGATCTTGGAGGTGGTACTTTTGATGTTTCAG TTCTTGAGGTTGGTGATGGTGTCTTCGAGGTGCTGTCTACTTCTGGAGATACGCATCTTGGTGGTGATGACTTTGACAAg AGAATTGTTGATTGGCTTGCTGCAAATTTCAAGAAGGATGAGGGAATAGATCTATTGAAGGACAAACAAGCCCTTCAGCGCTTGACTGAAACAGCAGAGAAAGCTAAAATGGAACTGTCATCTTTGACACAAACTAATATTAg TTTGCCTTTTATTACTGCCACTGCAGATGGCCCCAAACATATTGAAACCACTATCACGCGGGCGAAGTTTGAAGAATTGTGCTCAGACCTGCTGGACAG GCTTAAAACACCTGTTCAGAATTCCTTGAGTGATGCAAAACTCTCATTCAGCGATTTAGACGAGGTCATCCTTGTAGGTGGATCCACACGAATTCCAGCTGTCCAGGAACTTGTCAAGAAATTGACTGGAAAGGACCCAAATGTTACAGTGAATCCTGATGAAGTTGTTGCCCTTGGAGCTGCAGTCCAA GCTGGTGTTTTGGCGGGAGATGTCAGTGATATCGTCCTTTTGGATGTAACACCTTTGTCTTTGGGGTTGGAAACTCTCGGGGGAGTAATGACAAAGATTATTCCAAGAAATACCACCTTGCCAACCTCAAAATCCGAAGTATTTTCAACAGCTGCTGATGGTCAAACGAGTGTTGAGATCAATGTCCTTCAAGGTGAAAGAGAGTTTGTTCGGGACAACAAAACTGTAGGCAGCTTCCGTCTAGATGGAATTCCCCCTGCCCCACGCGGGATTCCTCAAATTGAGGTCAAATTTGACATAGATGCCAATGGCATCCTCTCTGTCACCGCCATTGACAAAGGAACTGGGAAGAAGCAAGATATCACCATTACGGGTGCTAGCACGTTGCCTAGTGATGAG GTGGAGAGAATGGTTAAAGAAGCTGAAAAGTTCTCTAAAGAAGACAAGGAGAAGAGAGATGCCATAGATACCAAGAATCAGGCCGATTCTGTTGTTTACCAGACGGAGAAGCAGTTGAAAGAACTTGGAGACAAAGTTCCTGCCCCTGTAAAAGAGAGAGTCGAAGCAAAACTTGGAGAACTCAAAACCGTCATATCTGGAGGATCGACTCAGGCAATAAAGGAAGCTATGGCTGCACTCAATCAGGAAGTTATGCAGCTTGGCCAGTCACTATACAACCAACCAGGTGCTTCCCCTGGTACCGGCCCAGCACCTGGCGGAGGTTCTAGCACATCAGAATCAACAAACAAGGGACCCGAAGGTGATGTCATTGATGCGGATTTCACAGATAGCCAGTAG